AACCACCGTGTCGCGCCAGCCGCCCGCAGCCGCGAGGCTGTGCGGCAGCCGCGTCGCCACGGCGAACACGCCTCCGCGGTCGAAGGCGACGACATGATCGGCTGCCGAACCCGCGGCCTCGAGCGGACGGTAGACCTCGAGCGGGTGATCGCGACGCAACCGCAGGGCGCGGGAGGTCACGAGCAGTTTGGCCGCGCCCGTGGCATCCACCGACGGAAGAGGGGCTCCGGGCGCGTCGAGCTCATCGAGGATCCGCCGACGCTCGGCGAAGTCGACCGCGCGACGGTTGTCGGGGTCGACGAGCGACTGCTCCCACAGCTCCGAGCCCTGGTAGACGTCGGGGACGCCCGGACCCATGATCTGCAGCAGTTTCGCCGACAGCCCGTTCGACCAGCCCGCGGGCGAGATCTCATCGACGAACGCGCGCACGCGCTCGGCCGCGGGACCGGTGGCCGCGTCGACGACCGCGTGCATGCGCTCCTCGAAGGCTTCGTCCTGCTCCCTCCAGCCGGTGACCTCGGAGGCCTCGCGAGCCGCCTTCTCGGCGTAGGCGTGCAGGCGCTCGCGATACTCGGACAGCCCGTGGCGGGTCGAGGCCGACGCGGGCCACGCCCCCACGATGGCCTGCCACAGGAGCGCGTCGAAGGGACCGTGCCCGGTCGAGGCGATCTCACGGAACTCCGCGAGGACCTCTGCCCAGCGCTCCGGGATCTCGGCCAGCACCGCGATGCGGGCACGGGTGTCCTCGCCGCGCTTGGTGTCGTGGGTCGACAGCGTGGTCATGGCGGTGGGCCAGGACGCGTGCCGGAGGGCTTGGGCGGTGTGGAAGCCGTGCACGTCGAGCGCGAACTGGCCGGGGTCGCCTCCCACCTCGGTGAGCGAGCCGAGCCGGGTGTAACGGTAGAACGCCGTGTCCTCGACGCCCTTGGCCATGACCGGGCCGGTCGTCTGCTGGAAACGCCAGGCGATCTCGAGGGAGGTGTCGGCGAGCGCCGGCACGAGCTTCTCGATCACGTCGCCCAGCTCGGGACGGCGGACCTCGGCCTCCCCGGCGGCGGCATCCAGGTGGGCGCGGCCGGCGGGGAGGTACGAGCGGTACACGGGGAAGCACGCGAGGATCTCGGCGAGGGCATCCTGCAGGACGTCATTCTCGAACTCGTCGCGGAGCGCGCCCGGAAGGCCCCGCACGATCCGTCGGATCTCGGAGACCTGGATCGAGTCCGCGATCTTGCGCTTCGTGTCGTGGATGAGGTCGTGCCAGCCGGTCAGCGGCTCGAGGTCGCTGTCGGCGCGGAGGC
This portion of the Microbacterium testaceum StLB037 genome encodes:
- the treY gene encoding malto-oligosyltrehalose synthase codes for the protein MRHPLSTYRLQIRESFTLDDAAEVTDYLGRLGVSWAYLSPLLEATPGSDHGYDVVDVTRVDPARGGAEGLSRFVEAARAEELGILIDIVPNHMGVSDPRANAWWWDVLRQGRASAHATAFDIDWEFGGGKVRVPVLGADLADVIDEISYDPTPADDAPDGLIRYYDHVFPVAPGTGTSDIRALLDAQNFELRFWQDEAADLNYRRFFAVTTLAGVRVELPEVFDATHAEILRWVREGLADGLRVDHPDGLVDPGGYLDRLSDALEEAGGEDAGYVLVEKILEHGEALPSWWKTAGTTGYDALAEIDRVLTDPAGEAALDALDARLRADSDLEPLTGWHDLIHDTKRKIADSIQVSEIRRIVRGLPGALRDEFENDVLQDALAEILACFPVYRSYLPAGRAHLDAAAGEAEVRRPELGDVIEKLVPALADTSLEIAWRFQQTTGPVMAKGVEDTAFYRYTRLGSLTEVGGDPGQFALDVHGFHTAQALRHASWPTAMTTLSTHDTKRGEDTRARIAVLAEIPERWAEVLAEFREIASTGHGPFDALLWQAIVGAWPASASTRHGLSEYRERLHAYAEKAAREASEVTGWREQDEAFEERMHAVVDAATGPAAERVRAFVDEISPAGWSNGLSAKLLQIMGPGVPDVYQGSELWEQSLVDPDNRRAVDFAERRRILDELDAPGAPLPSVDATGAAKLLVTSRALRLRRDHPLEVYRPLEAAGSAADHVVAFDRGGVFAVATRLPHSLAAAGGWRDTVVLLPDTPVIDVLTGRTFAGGPTPLADLLAFLPVALLIL